The Hyphomicrobium sp. MC1 genome window below encodes:
- the ccmI gene encoding c-type cytochrome biogenesis protein CcmI — MVFWILVAVLVAGVTLAIVRPLMRPAEPAGATAGADVAVYKDQLKEITADEARGTLGADEAESARAEIARRLLRVTQDNSKSTTAAEAAMRNRFIVPISILTCIALPIVSLALYLDYGKPGMPAQPLSERLAEANATSTPNDLIAKVEQRLREHPEDGRGWDVIAPVYYAMGRYADAADAYQKAIRLIGEDPKRLQGFANARIRMENGIVPDDARKALQRILVLNPNATEPKIWLALAKEQDGHLTEAAADYKDLISKAPPDAPWRPVLVERLAKLDPQSAAAFANDKSTANAPAAASGMPSGPEAGAVMNMKPEDRQAFITQMVDNLAARLKTDGSDANGWVKLIRAYQVLGRHDDAVKALNDARVSLKGNQGGLAQVEDLARQLGLGS, encoded by the coding sequence ATGGTTTTTTGGATTTTAGTGGCTGTACTCGTGGCGGGCGTCACGCTGGCCATCGTAAGGCCGCTGATGCGCCCTGCCGAGCCGGCCGGCGCTACCGCTGGCGCCGATGTTGCGGTCTACAAGGATCAGCTGAAAGAAATTACGGCCGACGAGGCGCGCGGCACCCTCGGCGCCGACGAAGCTGAAAGCGCCCGCGCCGAGATCGCACGCCGCTTGCTGCGCGTGACGCAGGACAACTCCAAATCCACGACGGCCGCTGAGGCGGCCATGCGCAACCGATTTATCGTTCCCATCTCGATTCTGACGTGCATCGCCTTGCCGATCGTCAGCCTCGCGCTTTATCTCGACTATGGCAAACCGGGCATGCCGGCTCAGCCGCTCAGCGAACGGTTGGCCGAAGCCAATGCGACCAGTACTCCGAACGATCTGATCGCCAAGGTCGAGCAGCGTCTTCGCGAGCATCCCGAAGACGGCAGGGGCTGGGATGTCATTGCCCCCGTTTACTATGCGATGGGCCGTTACGCTGACGCTGCTGATGCCTATCAGAAAGCCATCCGATTGATCGGCGAAGACCCGAAGCGCTTGCAAGGGTTTGCGAACGCTCGGATCCGGATGGAAAACGGCATCGTGCCCGACGATGCGCGCAAAGCGCTGCAGCGCATTCTCGTGCTCAATCCGAACGCCACAGAACCGAAAATCTGGCTAGCGCTTGCGAAGGAGCAGGACGGTCATCTGACCGAAGCAGCGGCTGACTATAAAGATCTGATCTCGAAAGCGCCTCCCGATGCTCCGTGGCGTCCGGTCCTGGTGGAGCGCCTAGCTAAGCTCGATCCGCAGAGCGCCGCTGCTTTCGCAAACGATAAGAGCACCGCAAACGCGCCCGCTGCGGCGTCCGGCATGCCGTCTGGTCCCGAAGCCGGGGCCGTCATGAACATGAAGCCCGAGGACCGCCAGGCGTTTATCACGCAAATGGTCGATAATCTTGCGGCACGACTTAAGACGGATGGCAGCGACGCGAACGGATGGGTCAAGCTCATCCGTGCGTATCAGGTTCTCGGCCGCCATGACGACGCCGTGAAAGCGCTAAACGATGCCCGCGTTTCTTTAAAGGGCAATCAAGGAGGGCTGGCCCAGGTCGAAGATCTGGCCCGTCAGCTAGGCCTCGGAAGTTGA
- a CDS encoding RT0821/Lpp0805 family surface protein — translation MRIARFSLPLLATIAMLGGCSNGNGGVDNTNTGLVIGSITGGLLGNSVGKGDGKVATTIAGAVVGGIVGSQIGKSLDERDRRYAQEAEYDALERGQSGVSREWRDPDTGNYGEIVPSRPYKRGVADCRDYTHTVYIDGKPKQMRGTACRSADGQWQSVG, via the coding sequence ATGCGCATCGCGCGCTTTTCGCTGCCGCTGCTGGCGACGATCGCCATGCTGGGGGGCTGCAGCAACGGCAACGGCGGGGTCGATAATACAAATACCGGTCTCGTCATAGGCAGCATCACTGGCGGCCTTCTCGGCAATTCCGTAGGCAAGGGCGACGGTAAAGTCGCAACCACAATCGCCGGCGCCGTCGTCGGCGGCATTGTCGGCAGCCAGATCGGCAAGAGCCTGGATGAACGCGATAGGCGCTATGCCCAGGAAGCCGAATACGACGCGCTTGAGCGTGGCCAATCGGGCGTATCGCGCGAATGGCGTGATCCCGACACCGGTAACTATGGCGAAATCGTGCCAAGCCGCCCCTACAAACGTGGTGTTGCCGACTGCCGCGATTACACCCATACGGTCTACATCGACGGCAAGCCGAAGCAGATGCGGGGAACCGCCTGCCGGAGTGCCGACGGTCAGTGGCAGTCTGTAGGCTGA